The Pocillopora verrucosa isolate sample1 chromosome 9, ASM3666991v2, whole genome shotgun sequence genome includes the window AAGTTGGTTAAGAACGCAGCAAATAAATCCCAGGAAATAGAACCGCGCGATATTATAGTTGCTGTTTCTTTCGATCAATGCCTGCCTATTTCCTTGCGAAATGTGTTTAAGGTCTAGAAATTCAGATTAAAGGTGATTAGAAATATGTCCCGGTAAAATTAACCATCAAATTCATTTAAGCATCAATGCAACCTGTTTTGACATTTACCACTGTTTCCTGAGCTGAAACGACATTTCAACCAGACTTACTGAGTGTAAAAGCATGTCTGTGTGCAAAAAACAAGTTTCTTCCATACAATTTCTTGCAGTAACTTGAACTCTGGTAGGCctaacatttttcaaaacaatttaagtTCTGGAAAACATCTTAACTGTTTTCATAACATCATAAAAGCATAACATGGATGGAgcactgaaaaatatttcattttcataacatCATAAAAGCATAACATGGATGAAGCACcgaaaaatattgcattacaaaaaatagaaaaagagaaaaagaccaGAACTTTGCCAATTTCTCCTGCTGAGTGAACTTAATTTGCACTAGTAATTGACATTGACACTTATATGACAGTGAACCTCAGCTTCCTTCAATATACCACAagttcaatatatttttttcaagactgTAATACAAACACTATTCCCCTtgaattttgaccaatttcacTCATTGCCAAAAATTCTCAAACACTAGGGAGAATATGATTCCCAGTTGTTAGCCCTGAAATATTAATTGTTTTTGCCCATTAGGGTGAAGAAGGTTCTCTACTGCTGTAACACATTAGCCTGGGACAATTTATTTAatatctatttacaaaattcacccTGAGGCAGGTGGGCATACAATAGAACCCTAGTTCTAGTAAACCCAGCAGGGAACCTTATAatgaattaataataaataaattgagTTAGCCTTGAAATAGAAATTCTTTCGCATCAGGGTGAAGAAGGTTTCTGCTGCTGTAACACATTAGGCTGGGACAATAATAAATTAACCAAGAACAAGAAGGACAAGAAATTTAGAGAATGGTCTTAGAAGAAAGctgctatttatttttttctgatgaatcATACTCTCATGAAAAATCAAACCTGAATCAAGGAATGGTGGGTTGACAACTTGATACAGTTTTACCactcaaccctttaattccagatcccaagatctgattgttaattctcccctctagctgatacacatttacttttaaattggttacgagaatttggtgttcaatcaagataatatctcatacctgataagtttgagttttctcacttcctgtttgctggataatggatgatactatagggagaagttacatgttaatcacttctgggagtttaagggttaagaaatgtTCCACTGAGAACAGGGGTGatataaaaaagaataaaagctGCCTTTTTATACCATAATTGACCATTAATGCACAAAACCTCCCTCACAGAAActactttctttcattttgcgAGAGAAATATGAGTTCAGTTTTACTTGAAACATTATTCACAGTCCTATTTGAGTTGTTGTGCTTTAATTAAGTAACCATTCAAAACAGGTGGAacacaaaacaatacaaaactttgattttgggagaaaTACAGTGATTCAAATTTACTTGAAACATTATCCTTAGTGTTTTTTTAGTGGTTTCACTCTAAGTGAccattcaatacaggtggaagacagAACAATACAAAACTTTGATTGATTTTGGGAGAAATACAGTGATTCAAATTTACTCGAAACATTATCCTTAATGTTTTTCAAGTGGTTTCACTCTAAGTGAccattcaatacaggtggaagacagAACAATACAAAACTTTGATTGATTTTGGGAGAAATACAGTGATTCAAATTTACTTGAAACATTATCCTTAATGTTTTTCAAGTGGTTTCACTCTAAGTGAccattcaatacaggtggaagacaatacacATATGCAGTTTACTCACTCAAAGGTGACCAGGACCACTTAATAGAGGAGGAAATTACAGTGATAAAGGGAAACAAATTCaggactttgacaaccgaccTCTTAGCACAGGGTGACCACCTAATATAGTGCTTCCTTAGAGAGGTTCGACTGTATGTACATGTAATTGTTATTTGAATTTATCTCAAGAATTAAGAAACTATTCTTAAGGAACAAGTGCTTATGCCCTTGTGTTTTTGATTGATATATTAGCTAAAGGTTTTTAATGATCATTTGTCACCCTGGAATGCATATAAGGTGAGGCATTTCTGGGCATAATTAAATATAATAAATTCAAGCAGTCCAAATAAACTGATCGTAACATTTActtcctcaaagaaaaaaattcttatacACGTATATGCGCCTGGAAGCCTACATGGTCaatcaaaaatgataaaactatTCTTTATGTACAATATGAGGTTCTGAAAGTATCGACAAGGTATTTATTAAGAATATATAACTGGTTGGAACATAATTAAACCAGGCagttactaaaacaaaaagaatacgTCAGTTGTAACATAAAGTTTctaacaaaaaatattgtatttataGGTAAATCTGATCATCCTTCAAAAATTCCTGAAATCGCTGGTGGACTATGTCCCACTAAATAAGCAAGGCGAAATGTCCAGAATTACTCAGAGTTAATTCAACATGCAAGATTCATAGGTTGGCACCATATATTTGATGTTGATAAACGCATCTGGACCTCCACGCCGCTCGAGTGCTTCGAGCGTTTCTTGAATCAGATCACcgacattttctcttttctgcTGGCTGTAATCAATTCCATCACCCGAATTGATATTCTTGTTCTTGAAGATGTTTAAGATCGGTAGAATTTGCCTGTAATAGGGGACAAGGGCTTCACCAATCATCTCACCGGCAACTACAAGATGCTGCAGAGCTTTAAGAGTGGTACAGATGACACTGAGTTTTCGCTTATTCAACGCTTTTTTGATCGGGATTATAAGCTGTGGAATAACTGCAAGAACTTTGTCTCCACCATGCTCCAACATATCGTGGACTCCTTGTCTGGCGAAAAATTCGTAAGGATGCGATGTTTCAGACAATCCCTCGACGAACAGCGGAAGGTAATGATGGTAATCGAGCCTTTCTATCTCGACCTTCCAGGCGATCTTGTTGCCCTTCGTATCATGCTCCAAAGCAATGGGAAAATCGCCTCGCTCATAACACCTTTTAAAACTAGTGCTTTCTGATGGCCTTTCTTTGAAAGCTCCTGCAACAGGAGGAGGAATAAcctaataaaaagaaaagtaatagcTTTAGGAACCCAAATGAAATACGTTATGTAGCTCTCGGTTTTAGGGCAGAGGGTCGCGTGGTTCTCTTTCTTATTTTGACTTACTAGAAGAAATAACATACATGTACTTACCAGCGCGTTCTCTAATCTTGACTTCGCTGAAAAGGGCTCGGCAATGATTGAAGCCTTCAATGCCACAACAGTTTTTTTCTCCTAAGTAAAGATTAGAAAAACTTCTTAATGTCTGACATTGATAACTTCGTAATAGACGAAGATTTTTTACACATTACAAATCGCCTAAAACAATACATAAACCATCcttactttttcttctttccgtCGTCTTGTCGTTCGCATTTTTGGATAATCCTGCGTTTGCTGCATCACATTTGCGTACATTTTAGAAATCACAAGACAAACTACCGAAGTAGATCGTAAAATGTTAGCATAAACTTTGAGCAACAGAAGAAATACTTGGCGACAAGATGTTTGCTTTCTCGTAGTTGCTATAGTTACCAGGAGCCTAAGTCTCCAAATAAGGAAGAAGAGGTCTTTTTTCCTTACGTTGGGGCTCCACAATGATTATAAAAATGGATCTTTTAAGTACCTTACTTAATTTTCGGAGCCCACGATCATCCTTAGCGGCTGTAGCTGTATAGGAAGTGAAAATGGCGGCGGTTGTCCCAGCCACTCTGAAAGCCATATCTCCATACCTTAAAACGGCCCAAGAGTACGATAAACGAGATGCTGTTGTGGCTTACTACTGTAAGTatgtttgaaaaacatttcgaCTTCTCGGtaagattttttaaagttttcgtaattttttttctaagcttATCACAAATGCCCATCTGCTTGGAAAAAGCTGGAAAAAGTACTCACTAGTCATAAGCTTGCAGAATTTCAATGAAACAGTTGTTCGTAACAGAATTCTCAGTGTCCTAGTAAGAGAGACAGTGGATCTCTATTAAGAGCTTACGACTACCAGTGCTACCTGAGGTAAATAAAGAATAGACATGAAGCTTATTACAGCGGTCTTTTTTGAGGTAGACGTGAAGTAGAAAGATGTGTTTATTTTATGATGCAGGCTTGTTTGTCTTAAGAGGGACAATTGGCAACTATTGGACAAATCACATAAGCACGAAAAATTATACACCTTTCTGCGATTATCACAGAAATGTGTATAAGTTAAAAGgtaattaaaacaaatagaggTATTGTATGTTTGTATTTAGGCCGCCTTCATGCAGTTCAGAAAGGTATCAAAATTGATAGTAAAAGCAGTGAGGGCAAATCATTCCTGTTGAAGCTAATGGACCAGCTTGAAAAGGTACAAAATATACTAAGATTATCAGTCAAGTTAAtaagttactttggttttgttttagtgtGTTTTAGCTATTTTAAAATCAACTTGAATTCTATTTGAACCTACATTTTCACCCTCATGGATCTTCACTGTATCACTGATGGGTGCATTATCTTTTGCTACCAGTCTTGAACAATAAAATGTAACCCTTTTCAAGTGAATTACATGCTATGTTTCACAGTAGGTAGAGTGGCTAGGATCGAGTGATAAGAGTGTTTTGGGAGAGACTTGGAGCTCTagcttaaattttaaatttgtctctTCCCATCTCTTTTCATATGGTATCCTCACCTATCCTCACatgtttttttcaatccttTTACCTATGATCATGCTTTCCATGTCATTAGTTATAATTTATACATGTCAAGCTagtaaaataaaaaccaatcaatGGGCCACTTAAAATTTGGTTCAACTATGTGACATTGGTAGATATaactatattattattaattatgaCTATTTCTGGCTTTCatgttcagtttcaaaattttgttgttttgctcTAAGGGTGTTTACCCTTACACAATCAATTTTGGTTCAAATTGTTACAAGAAAAGTTAAACTGCTTTTTGCCAACTCTAAAGAGGATACCTCTAACCTGTGAACTTGCTGTCATGTTATTTAActctttgactcccaagatctgattgtaaattctcccctctagctgctacacatgtccttgtaaattggttacgagaatttggtgtttgatcaagttaacatcttgtacctgatgagtttgagtattctcaatacctgtttgctggataatgtatggatattataaggagaagttacatgttaatcacttctgggagttaaatggttaaggCCCTTACTTCTATTTCACATAATGTCTAGTCTTTCattttgaaccttttttttttatttctcgtagagaaagaaagagttaaTTGAGCAGGGTCATGAAGCTGTTTCTGATGATAATATTGCCAAGATTCACATAGAGGAGAAAGCTGTACAGTTATTTTTGTGGGCAGACACTGAAGACCGTGCTGCAAATTTTAATAAGTAGGTtgattttttcta containing:
- the LOC131783800 gene encoding parkin coregulated gene protein homolog, with amino-acid sequence MYANVMQQTQDYPKMRTTRRRKEEKEKKTVVALKASIIAEPFSAKSRLENALVIPPPVAGAFKERPSESTSFKRCYERGDFPIALEHDTKGNKIAWKVEIERLDYHHYLPLFVEGLSETSHPYEFFARQGVHDMLEHGGDKVLAVIPQLIIPIKKALNKRKLSVICTTLKALQHLVVAGEMIGEALVPYYRQILPILNIFKNKNINSGDGIDYSQQKRENVGDLIQETLEALERRGGPDAFINIKYMVPTYESCMLN